The DNA segment aggtagtgaaaggtaatagaacctatatttgatagatacactactgtcaccaaacgggatatcctataagctgctgttaacctatcctacacaccgaattattaattttaggaataggataacaagcctacgcggcttataggatgcaaaatacacgtttgcaaactaggacaggtagtgaaaggtaatagaacctatatttaatagatacactactgtcactaaacgaaaataacctatactacacaccgaattattaatttttcaaagattccgtagaattcaaggttaacgaatcagcactagtttttatattcaacattcaaatattcgtactgtttttaaattcccttaatgattacaattcggggtgactcaccaaaagacgatatatggcgactgcgtattctctcgtacagggctctcgtattcctcgactcgacttcagacttcataaaccgacgtccgcaagcgaaaactcttctcctcgaattggcttcactccacgacgttagcaagcaaaaactctcggtcccttgtcggatcggctgtataagtaggccgccagccggtcatgcgcagagacgcgttttcgtcagtcgtcgccagacgctgcagcggtcacatcggagctccggctaactgcactgccccgagtagagaggttccctaacctcaaatcgattccttctaatggaatgacgacgacgactatcgacaaAAAAAgataaatcgacacacctacttgtcaaaaataaacgtttttctcatttaagaaaaaaaaacggggtataaaattgaacccttacaccccccacttacttcgtggagaaaataaaaactaaaaaaaagactctgaagtcggattaacaaatcaaaataaacttacttttcgcaaaaactaaacataaaagaaataaggcAAACTAAAAGTGTACACTTCGTTCTCAAATTACTAAATTCCCCTACGCCCCGtaggagaaaacaaaataaaaattcttcttaaaacTGCCCtctctttccattattttttctttgggaaGACTGGAAGGCccaattttccggacatttatccTCTTCCACTCGTTCGTCCCCGGTATCTGGACCTTCATGGTACGGCCGTTTTTCCACGGGTCCTCTTTGGTTTGGTGCCGTGAGGACGCTTTGGAGGGTCGCCCATCCTTTCCTGCGTTGCCGTCTCCTCTGGCTGGGATTTCACCGACGGGGCTACTCGAAGGAATCCCTCTTCCTCGGGGTCCGGGATCACTTCAATCGAGCTGCCCATGCTCCACCCGGGCGACAAAGAGAGGACGTCACCCTCGTCCATAGGTGACAGTCTGGCCAGCTCTAGTAGTGTGGGTTTGGGAGACCTACACTTGTCAACCTCCATGTGTCCCGAGGACGTTCCCGCGGCACCTTCCGGTGGGTTTATCGCGTCCACCTCCTCCTGCAGGACAACCGATCTCTTCTGGTGTTTCGTCCTCGGCCGGAAGTATAAGTGACCACTTCGTTGGGTCAGTTAGCTGGTCTAACTCTTTGGCCAGATCTTTCGAAAGACCAGTCCGGTTCCTCCCCCGGAAACAATTCCGGCTGGCTGCTCTTGTTTCTCGGTCACCGAATCCTCCCGAAGTTCTTTCGCCATCTGCCGTCTGAACTCTCGGCCATCTACTCGCAATTCCTTAGCCTCCCGTCCCCCGCAGATGGCTCCGGCGATAGCGCAGAGGAAAACCCCGCAGTCCACAAGGTTGTCCTGTGAAGGACAACTCCGCTCACCGTAGAGGCACCAACTCCGGGCCTCGGTCTTGGCCCTCATCTCCTCCTTCTTCAGGTATTCGCGCAGAAGATCCATCGCCGGCTTGTGGTTTCTTCCTTTTAGGGAGTCGTATGCGCTGATGGTTTCCTTCCGTGGCTCTACTACGAGAAGCCACCAGTGGCCGACGTCCGCCAACTCCTCATGTACGGGGACGAGGATTTTCTCATAATCCCACAAGTCCTGGTCGCGATGGTGACCCCGCGCTCGCTCGTGGCCGGATCTCTTCAGCACCGTGAAGAAGTAGGAGTCCAGTGCGAGGACATTTGGCAGGTTATGATCCATCGCATTCCGTCTCTCCAGAAGCCGCAGATACGCCGAAATTACCTCGCCGTTTAGCAGCTGTCCAGGAAAAAGCCGCTCTGAATCGCATGGCAGCAAACGGACCTGTTTCCTTACGACTCGTGCCATCTTCCTTATCTGTCAAACTGTGGAACAAAAACCCAGACACACAAGCCAAGCTCTAGACTACCGTGCAAAGCCACAAGGTAACCACTCAAGCacacaaaaactacaaatgcaaaTAGCAGGGGATAGTGCAGTTAGCGTGCAACCTGCAACCCAAAGCAAGAGTTCAACACATGCAGGAATCACAAAACTAAACTAGACATCCTTATCTATAACGTGCGAAGTTACAGCCTACTACTTACCCAGTAGGAGCTGCAATATCCGGCTTATTCAGCCAGATAGACGTGTTCCCTTAGTCGACatacttttttaagtctttgacgtGAGCTCTTAGCACATTCTTTTTTCGACCACAGAGGCTATAGATGTTTGAATCCGAacctttctacaattttataaggcccgtcgtattttgccgctagcttcgaggcgaaagagtcaatcgccgacgagagatggtgttgtttcagccacaccaactccccaacccggaaatttttcctctctccgccttaggttgtaatattttgcttgagatcgactcgctctttctaaattcgaatggcattgcttgtacagtttcgcgaaagcttctaatcttttccggttcgtatctgtcacatgagacTCGGAGTCATTTTTTGCCCGTTCTGTACCTTTAGGGGGCCATGGATTGCATTCGGTAACCGCAATtcccgtccaaaatttaataaagctggagtaaatcccgtagaattatgtacggcggtgttcatatggcgtacctgaattcgttcaagtgtatgtcccaaagccgttgatcttctttgacgtactgtgcgatcatcgtctttaggactcgattcgcccgctccacc comes from the Homalodisca vitripennis isolate AUS2020 unplaced genomic scaffold, UT_GWSS_2.1 ScUCBcl_691;HRSCAF=3244, whole genome shotgun sequence genome and includes:
- the LOC124370930 gene encoding sentrin-specific protease 1-like → MARVVRKQVRLLPCDSERLFPGQLLNGEVISAYLRLLERRNAMDHNLPNVLALDSYFFTVLKRSGHERARGHHRDQDLWDYEKILVPVHEELADVGHWWLLVVEPRKETISAYDSLKGRNHKPAMDLLREYLKKEEMRAKTEARSWCLYGERSCPSQDNLVDCGVFLCAIAGAICGGREAKELRVDGREFRRQMAKELREDSVTEKQEQPAGIVSGGGTGLVFRKIWPKS